CCTGTTTGGCCGAAAACCCGCCCTCACCCGCGAAACTGCCCGCGTGCTGCACACCGTAAACCGTTTTGGCGGAAGCAAACTGGCTCAGGCCATGCCGCTCAGCTACAGAACTGTGGAAGAAGCGGTAAAAAATGCCGTGCCGTTTTACAAGACCTCACTTTCTCACCCGCATTAACAAGACCTGCATCTGCACATACATCCGTTATGAAATCAAGAAAACCTTCCGATTCGCTGGCCATCTCCACCCATCACGTACTGCCCAACGATACCAACAACCTGAACAATCTTTTCGGCGGCCGCCTGCTGGAGTGGATGGATGTAATTGCGGCCGTATCGGCTCACCGCCATTGCCGCCGTGTAGTGGTTACAGCTACGGTTAACCACGTGGCCTTTCACCAGCCTATTCCCTACGGAAGCATCGTTACGCTCGAAGCAAAAGTTTCGCGTGCGTTTTCTTCGTCAATGGAAGTGTTTATTGACGTGTTTGTAGAAAACCCGGTAACCGGCGAGAAGGTGCAAAGCAACGAAGCCATTTACACCTTTGTGGCGGTTGATCAGAACGGATCGCCGCTGCCTGTGCCGCCCATTGAGCCGGAAACGGAAGAGGAGAAAAAGCGTTTCGACGGTGCACTGCGCCGCCGCCAGCTTGCACTTATTCTGGCCGGTAAAATGAACCCGCACGAAGCTACTGAGCTGAAGGCGTTGTTTGTGTAAAAAGCAGTTATGTATTTGCTGCACACCACGCGCCTGCACATGCGCGAACTTACCGAAGCCGATGCGCCTTTCATGTACCGCATGATGAACAGCGAAGGCTGGCTTCAGTTTATCGGCGACAGGCACATACGCACGCACGACGATGCAGCGGCATACCTGCGCAACGTGTATATTCCGCATTATGCCACACACAGCTTCGGATTTTATGTGGTGAGCCTGATTGACAATGATGAACCGCTTGGGCTTTGCGGCCTTATCAAGCGCGACGGACTGGAGGATGTGGACATTGGTTTTGCATTTTTGCCCGAATATCAGGGCAAAGGCTATGCGCTGGAAGCCGCAAAAGAAGTTATGAATTTTGCCGCAACCAAAGGCATTTCAAACGTGGTGGCCATCACTACTCCCGATAACGAAAAGTCTGTTGCACTGCTCCGCAAAATCGGTTTTACGCAGCAAACAGCAATAGTAATGAACGACGAAAGTCTGTTGCTGCACACAAAGTAGTTCAGGCCACTTCGGCGGCTTCGCGGTGTTCTGCTGCTTCGTTGAGTTTGCGTGTGGTGTTTGGTGTGCTGCGGCCAATGCGCTGAGCCAGTTTCATAGCCGGTTTTTCAACCAGCATATACATAACCCACGCACTCATCACACTCAGCACAAATCCGGCCATAATAACCAGTACTTTTTGAAGTGGTGTATTCAGCTGGTGCGAAAGCAGGTTGATAATGGCTGAACCCGTTGCCGTGTGCACCAGATAAAGCGAATAAGAAATTTCGCCCAGCCATTCGGTTGCTGCCGTGCGCTTGCGGCC
Above is a window of Bacteroidota bacterium DNA encoding:
- a CDS encoding acyl-CoA thioesterase, which translates into the protein MKSRKPSDSLAISTHHVLPNDTNNLNNLFGGRLLEWMDVIAAVSAHRHCRRVVVTATVNHVAFHQPIPYGSIVTLEAKVSRAFSSSMEVFIDVFVENPVTGEKVQSNEAIYTFVAVDQNGSPLPVPPIEPETEEEKKRFDGALRRRQLALILAGKMNPHEATELKALFV
- a CDS encoding GNAT family N-acetyltransferase, encoding MYLLHTTRLHMRELTEADAPFMYRMMNSEGWLQFIGDRHIRTHDDAAAYLRNVYIPHYATHSFGFYVVSLIDNDEPLGLCGLIKRDGLEDVDIGFAFLPEYQGKGYALEAAKEVMNFAATKGISNVVAITTPDNEKSVALLRKIGFTQQTAIVMNDESLLLHTK